AATCCGTTGACTACgaccaaaacacaaaaaaaaaaacataaagtcAACGAGTCTTCAGTTGGAAAGTTTTGTCGGTTCGAGAACTCACCTCCTGTCGGAAGAAACGGTTAGATCTGGAAGGAGATCCAGGTTCGAAGTCGAGAGAATCAGAATGATGAAGCGGAGACGGAGGCTCCTGCTGCTTCTGCTGGAGCTGGTGTTGATCGGTGAGAATCTCGACGACGTCGACGTGCCAAAGAATCCAATCCTGAGTCGCCGATCTGTGAGGAATATCGTGAGTGACGGAGTTTCTCCACGGAGGCAAGCCACCGTTACCGCGAAGGAAGTGGCCGTAACGTGTCTTGAGCTTGACCAAAGCACCGTCCCTGATGGGTTCCCAGGCGAGAGACGAGTCGAGACGGCTCGGATTGGTCTGCAGGACTTTTCTTCCGGTTGCTCCGAGGAGAAACGGTTTGTTTGACGCCGTTAAGTATTTGCCGTAAGCGCTTTTGAGGCGGATGAGATCGGAGGAGCCTGTGACTGGCTCCACCGTCCATTTGGCTGCGCCTGCCGAGCCGTTGCGTTCTTGAGTGACGGACTCTTCGTCTTCGTCGGCGATTAGGTACTTGTCGTGGTGGCTCCGTAAACGAACGGCTTTGGCTTTCTGGAAAAAGTCCATTGAGATtaagagagaggttgaagatggtgtgtgtgtgaatgtGTGTGTTAATGAATCTAGAGCTTGGTCTTTGGGACCTTGTCTTTTCCAAAAGGGTATTTAATATTCTTAATTACTGCTTGGTTTCAGATCTTTCTTTTTGACTTGTGTATAGCTTTATTAAagaaataatgtatttttactccttttattttgtttgttacttAATTTCGTGTATTTGAGTTGTTACTTCGTAcgtttaacaattttattatatcatttgacattttataaaaaaaaaatccaatttcctAATGTAACATTTCTAAATATATggcattatttatattttttgtcaatgcatgatttattatttaataaatgttatataactaatatagttattaaaaatagaCGTTTTTGAGAAAAATGTATATTAGTTAGatagaaagaaataaaataatactattcttttcaacaaaaaaattattcaattatACAAATTAGAGGTGGTTGGATAACTAAACCGAAATAAAAATAACCAACAAGGTTCTACCTAAAAAATTTGACGTCTCATTATGTCTccaaaaaatatagaatatcCTGAAATTATTGAATCTTTTTTCAGTTCTTGAATCTCTTTTAACTATGTCGAGAAATTTGGGTATGCATAAGGTTCTCCGAACATCGCTATTATATTTTGCAGTCAGTCCCAAAGTGTTGTCATATCGAATGAAATAACATGTTTTCTATTACCTAGCGTAGCGCTTCCTGCTTTGAATGCAATTTTCGTCTTTGGATTCTTGTGCTCATAAGTATGTTTTTCCAGTGCTATTTTTCCACAACCACTAAATATCAATGTAAAGGTCTAATAACCATCTACCAAACATATATTCTCTAAGCATAACACTTGGATCTGCAATAATGTTCTTCATCCAAAAGAAATAATCTATATTAGTCTATATGTTGGACACTTGGAATATACTAGGATGGGATGGTGTAGCTGTTAGAGTCCAAGCTTGAAGTGCTGGTAGAATTCGAAGATGGCATGGATTACAGAATCATCACATTTTCAACATATCTGACATATATTATCACATTACATATGACGATGATTCAAATTCCTTGTAATTGTTGTATGTCCTCTGATTAACTACCATATAAAATGATACATGTTTTTTTGAAGATATTTAACTTGCAAACAAAGCCTTGAGCTTTGTAATGCTTGGTTCTGTTAAAAGCCACATCTTCTTCAACCTTTGAGCAAACGTCTTGCTACCTTAGTATCATGACTTAACAATATACATACTATTCTTTGTAAGACTAGCAACAATATAGTACTACTATTTCATAATATAGTAGTGTTTTAAgctaacaaaataatatttaaaccgTTAGATATagatacattttaaatttacttGAAAAAGAATTAAAGATATAAAGAGTTTTCAATCAAGGTAAATTTGCTAAATagctattttagtttttagtccTTAAATAGTGCCAATAACTAAAGTGATTAAATTATGTTTCATTAAAAGGATAAATGATAATTATACCCatatttatagtt
The nucleotide sequence above comes from Brassica napus cultivar Da-Ae chromosome A9, Da-Ae, whole genome shotgun sequence. Encoded proteins:
- the LOC106434983 gene encoding uncharacterized protein LOC106434983 → MDFFQKAKAVRLRSHHDKYLIADEDEESVTQERNGSAGAAKWTVEPVTGSSDLIRLKSAYGKYLTASNKPFLLGATGRKVLQTNPSRLDSSLAWEPIRDGALVKLKTRYGHFLRGNGGLPPWRNSVTHDIPHRSATQDWILWHVDVVEILTDQHQLQQKQQEPPSPLHHSDSLDFEPGSPSRSNRFFRQESTDSVAVGSPPKSEGRVIYYHVADDEGEVEDDSVEVKSFTFKGNGVEELTKRLKEESNVDDVIVCTRSPLNGKLFPLRLQLPPNNADMTVVLVPVSSKIAEGFIK